One Lacunisphaera limnophila DNA window includes the following coding sequences:
- the trxA gene encoding thioredoxin: protein MSDKIAHLDTANFAAAVAGATPTLVDFWAPWCGPCKAIAPILDELATELDGKLKIAKVNVDDNGELAAQYGVRAIPTMLLFKSGQVADQYVGMMDKTSLKSKLAGKI, encoded by the coding sequence ATGTCCGACAAAATCGCCCACCTCGACACCGCCAATTTCGCCGCCGCCGTCGCTGGCGCGACGCCCACTCTCGTGGATTTCTGGGCGCCGTGGTGCGGGCCCTGCAAGGCCATCGCCCCGATCCTCGACGAGCTCGCCACCGAACTCGACGGCAAGCTGAAGATCGCCAAGGTCAACGTCGACGACAACGGCGAGCTCGCCGCCCAGTACGGCGTCCGCGCCATCCCGACCATGCTCCTCTTCAAGAGCGGCCAGGTCGCCGACCAGTACGTCGGCATGATGGACAAGACCTCCCTCAAATCGAAGCTCGCCGGCAAGATCTGA